A window from Pokkaliibacter sp. MBI-7 encodes these proteins:
- a CDS encoding HlyD family efflux transporter periplasmic adaptor subunit yields the protein MNAPASFSVERVFARFLDIERQIRATRKVEELAYILVNDSQTLFGFRHAALVIDGRVRAITGVTQPSPQAPFVAFIERACEQLLKQQKLDQCAIVEAAVLDQQCRNDWQALSAPEALWSPLKDRQGRTFGGIWYARERPWQDAEKVLADQLANAYSHAWLALEQRRQWRRGGIRWPVVMAVLALLACLFIPVKQSVLAPAEVVPLQGRVVAAPLDGVVQEFVVQPNQAVHQGDLLVRFDATTLRAQADVAERALDVAEAEYRASAQRAFQDADSKAKLDLLAAQVAQKRAERDYAKELLSRAEVRAERDGIAVFADAERWTGKPVRTGERLLELANPQQAELKIELDVGDAIDFAQQAPVTLFLDSDPLTPHQAILERAAYESELTPSGNLAYRLDARFTDAPPRIGLRGTAKVYGENVPLAVYLFRRPLAAIRKAVGI from the coding sequence GTGAACGCACCTGCCTCTTTTTCTGTAGAACGGGTATTTGCCCGCTTCCTCGATATCGAGCGCCAGATCAGGGCCACACGCAAAGTCGAAGAACTGGCTTATATTCTGGTCAATGACAGCCAGACGCTGTTTGGCTTTCGCCATGCAGCACTGGTTATCGATGGCAGGGTTCGCGCCATTACCGGCGTCACCCAGCCATCACCACAAGCTCCGTTTGTCGCCTTTATTGAACGTGCCTGTGAACAGTTGCTGAAACAGCAGAAGCTGGATCAATGTGCCATCGTGGAGGCCGCTGTTTTAGATCAGCAGTGCCGGAATGACTGGCAGGCATTGTCTGCCCCCGAAGCCCTGTGGTCCCCCTTGAAGGATCGACAGGGGCGCACCTTTGGCGGCATCTGGTATGCCCGCGAGCGTCCCTGGCAGGATGCCGAAAAAGTGCTGGCAGACCAGCTGGCCAACGCTTACAGCCATGCCTGGCTGGCATTGGAGCAACGACGCCAGTGGCGCCGTGGTGGGATTCGCTGGCCCGTAGTCATGGCAGTGCTGGCGCTGCTGGCCTGTCTGTTCATACCGGTTAAGCAGTCCGTTCTGGCTCCGGCAGAAGTAGTGCCGCTGCAGGGACGGGTAGTCGCAGCACCACTGGACGGTGTTGTGCAGGAGTTTGTGGTGCAGCCTAACCAGGCCGTACATCAGGGTGATCTGCTGGTTCGCTTCGATGCCACCACCCTGCGTGCACAAGCCGATGTCGCCGAGCGTGCGCTGGATGTGGCTGAGGCCGAATATCGCGCCAGTGCGCAGCGAGCCTTTCAGGATGCCGACTCCAAGGCCAAACTGGATTTACTGGCAGCACAGGTCGCTCAGAAACGAGCCGAACGGGACTACGCCAAAGAGCTGCTGAGCCGGGCTGAAGTGCGTGCGGAGCGTGATGGTATTGCCGTATTTGCTGACGCCGAGCGCTGGACCGGCAAACCGGTGCGTACTGGCGAGCGTTTGCTGGAGCTGGCTAACCCGCAACAGGCGGAGCTGAAGATCGAGCTGGATGTCGGTGATGCCATTGACTTTGCCCAGCAGGCACCGGTCACCCTGTTTCTCGACAGTGACCCGCTGACACCCCATCAGGCCATTCTGGAACGGGCTGCCTACGAGTCAGAACTGACCCCTTCAGGCAATCTGGCTTATCGTCTGGATGCGCGTTTTACTGACGCGCCACCCCGCATCGGCCTGCGTGGCACAGCAAAGGTGTATGGTGAAAACGTGCCGCTGGCAGTCTACCTGTTCCGGCGACCACTGGCCGCTATCAGAAAGGCTGTTGGGATATGA